A part of Caldicellulosiruptor owensensis OL genomic DNA contains:
- the murA gene encoding UDP-N-acetylglucosamine 1-carboxyvinyltransferase: MQKLIIYGPAKLMGEIEVEGAKNAVLPILTASILAENKVIITNVPDIADVKHTLEILKYLGCKVLFENNTVVVDSRSIKKFVIPPEYTKLMRSSILFMGALLSKFKKVELSNQTGGCEIGQRPIDLHILAFRHLGIDVSEYDSRIICKCEKIKSGEIFLPIPSVGATENIILASIFCDDKIVIKNAAKEPEIADLCHFLNKLGAKIKGAGTHIIKIEGVKKLKNEEVVHRVIPDRIVAGTYLCAVAACGEEVVLRGVFPRHLDSILHILKSAGCKIKESKNEIWIKKEGRLKGGQRITTHYYPGFPTDLQAPVCSAFVVADGVTIIKETIFENRFKHIPELIKMGADIHVEKDIAVINGVEKLRGCRVFARDLRGGAALFVAGLCAEGVTEVFEAEYIDRGYEKIEEKYSCLGAKIIREKGE; encoded by the coding sequence ATGCAAAAACTTATCATATATGGTCCAGCAAAACTCATGGGAGAAATTGAGGTTGAAGGTGCCAAAAATGCAGTACTTCCCATATTAACAGCTTCTATTTTAGCCGAAAACAAAGTTATTATCACAAATGTACCTGATATTGCTGATGTGAAACACACATTGGAGATTCTTAAGTATCTTGGATGTAAGGTTTTGTTTGAGAACAATACAGTGGTGGTAGATAGCAGATCAATCAAAAAATTTGTAATTCCGCCTGAATATACTAAGTTGATGCGTTCGAGTATCCTTTTTATGGGAGCACTTTTAAGTAAGTTTAAAAAGGTAGAGCTATCTAATCAGACCGGGGGGTGTGAGATAGGACAAAGACCAATAGATCTTCATATTTTGGCTTTTAGACATCTGGGAATAGACGTATCTGAATATGATAGCAGGATAATATGCAAATGTGAGAAAATTAAAAGTGGTGAGATATTTCTACCGATTCCATCGGTTGGAGCAACAGAGAATATAATTCTTGCCTCCATATTTTGCGATGATAAAATAGTGATAAAAAATGCAGCAAAAGAACCTGAGATAGCAGATCTTTGTCATTTTTTGAACAAACTTGGTGCAAAAATTAAAGGTGCAGGCACTCACATAATTAAGATTGAGGGTGTGAAAAAATTAAAGAATGAAGAGGTAGTACACAGAGTTATACCTGACAGAATTGTGGCAGGGACGTACCTGTGTGCTGTTGCTGCATGTGGGGAAGAAGTAGTTTTGAGAGGTGTATTTCCAAGACATTTAGATTCAATTTTGCATATTTTAAAAAGTGCGGGGTGTAAAATTAAAGAGTCAAAGAATGAAATTTGGATAAAGAAAGAAGGAAGGTTAAAAGGCGGTCAGCGAATAACAACACATTACTATCCTGGTTTTCCCACAGATCTTCAGGCTCCTGTTTGCAGTGCATTTGTAGTTGCGGATGGGGTAACTATAATCAAGGAGACCATTTTTGAAAACAGGTTTAAACACATACCAGAACTCATTAAAATGGGTGCTGATATACATGTTGAAAAGGATATTGCGGTAATAAATGGAGTTGAGAAATTGAGGGGCTGTCGGGTCTTTGCTCGCGACTTGAGAGGAGGAGCTGCACTTTTTGTGGCAGGGCTATGCGCAGAAGGAGTAACAGAGGTGTTTGAGGCAGAATATATTGACAGGGGTTATGAAAAAATAGAAGAAAAATACTCTTGCCTTGGGGCAAAGATTATAAGAGAAAAAGGTGAGTGA
- the murD gene encoding UDP-N-acetylmuramoyl-L-alanine--D-glutamate ligase yields MDLKGKSVLVVGLGKSGLASANFLKKQGAFVIGFDEKAEDQFKKEDRNCAEESCDEIYYCEIPDEVIDKVQLVVVSPGVPLSKRIVVLAHKKGVEVIGEIELAYRFCKSKNIVAITGTNGKTTTTTLVGEILKKQHKDVVVCGNIGLPFIDTVETSSENTIFVLEISSFQLETIKYFKPMVGCILNITPDHLNRHMTMENYIKAKMRIFENIDETGYTVLNYDNSVTRDLIGLAKGNVIVFSKNKNQFKNVVFIEENKIYFTFEGKTQEVMRKDEIFIPGEHNLENALAAIACTLPFGVTKDTIEYVLKNFKGVEHRIEFVTEINGIKFYNDSKGTNTDAAEKAISAFESPIILIAGGYDKGESFERFAGLIAKKVKKVFLLGQTKQKIASELEKIGYRNFELVSNLKEAVEKSFEYAKSGDVVLLSPACASWDMFENYEQRGKMFKEYVNKLLT; encoded by the coding sequence TTGGATTTAAAAGGTAAAAGTGTTTTGGTAGTAGGTCTTGGTAAAAGTGGATTAGCTTCTGCGAATTTTTTAAAAAAACAGGGGGCTTTTGTTATAGGTTTTGATGAGAAAGCAGAAGACCAGTTCAAAAAAGAAGATAGAAATTGTGCAGAAGAATCATGTGATGAAATCTATTATTGTGAGATTCCCGATGAGGTGATAGACAAGGTTCAGCTTGTTGTTGTTAGTCCCGGAGTGCCGCTTAGCAAAAGGATTGTTGTGCTTGCTCACAAAAAGGGTGTTGAGGTCATTGGTGAGATTGAGCTTGCGTACAGGTTCTGCAAAAGCAAAAATATTGTGGCCATAACCGGTACCAATGGCAAGACAACAACTACAACTCTTGTAGGAGAGATTTTAAAAAAGCAGCATAAGGATGTAGTTGTATGTGGTAACATTGGTCTTCCATTTATAGATACGGTAGAAACATCAAGTGAAAATACTATTTTTGTGCTTGAGATATCAAGTTTTCAGCTTGAAACAATAAAGTACTTTAAACCAATGGTTGGATGTATTCTCAATATCACTCCTGACCATCTTAACAGGCACATGACAATGGAGAATTATATAAAAGCAAAGATGAGAATCTTCGAAAATATTGATGAGACAGGATATACAGTCCTCAACTATGACAATAGCGTAACCCGTGACTTGATAGGATTAGCAAAGGGGAATGTAATAGTATTTTCAAAAAATAAAAATCAATTCAAAAATGTGGTGTTTATTGAAGAAAACAAAATCTATTTTACTTTTGAGGGTAAAACTCAAGAGGTTATGAGAAAAGATGAGATATTTATACCTGGCGAGCACAATTTAGAAAATGCGCTTGCAGCTATTGCCTGCACTTTGCCTTTTGGGGTGACAAAAGATACCATTGAATATGTGCTGAAGAATTTCAAAGGGGTGGAACACAGGATAGAGTTTGTAACAGAGATAAATGGTATAAAATTTTATAATGATTCAAAAGGAACAAATACTGATGCGGCTGAAAAGGCAATCAGTGCTTTTGAAAGTCCAATAATTTTAATTGCTGGAGGATATGACAAGGGAGAAAGTTTTGAAAGATTTGCAGGTTTGATAGCTAAAAAGGTCAAGAAAGTATTTTTGCTCGGTCAGACAAAGCAAAAGATTGCCAGCGAACTTGAGAAAATAGGGTATCGAAACTTTGAGTTGGTGTCCAACTTGAAAGAGGCAGTAGAGAAAAGCTTTGAATATGCAAAGAGCGGTGATGTTGTACTTCTGTCACCTGCATGCGCAAGTTGGGATATGTTTGAAAATTATGAGCAGAGAGGAAAAATGTTTAAAGAATATGTAAATAAGCTTTTGACATAG
- the murG gene encoding undecaprenyldiphospho-muramoylpentapeptide beta-N-acetylglucosaminyltransferase, whose amino-acid sequence MKHENKTLIFSGGGTGGHIYPAISVADFLKKSDENINIIFVGTKDGLEAKIVPKAGYKIEFIEVKGLKRQLTVKNVEVLIKFLKGLKQAKKILERYRPAVVFVTGGYVSLPVAFAAKSLGIKIILHEQNAFPGLANRIISRFCEKVLISFEESEKYFKKGKDIILTGNPIRLEILNYNQSQAKREIGVEGKITVLIVGGSRGAENLNRAAIRLAKSFEGNRDVHFILSTGEKKFDDAKSYAKQLNVLANISLYPYIMEMPKYLAAADIVVSRGGAIAISEITALGKPSIIVPSPYVVNNHQEYNARALEREGACFVVLENELEEDKLKILVERLIYDKELYTSMQKKSKNLGRPDATENIAKIIREYIK is encoded by the coding sequence ATGAAACATGAAAATAAAACATTAATATTTAGTGGTGGCGGAACTGGGGGTCATATTTATCCTGCAATTTCAGTTGCCGATTTTTTGAAAAAATCTGATGAGAACATTAATATAATATTTGTTGGGACAAAAGATGGATTGGAGGCAAAGATTGTACCCAAGGCTGGTTACAAGATAGAGTTTATAGAGGTAAAAGGTCTTAAAAGACAGTTGACGGTAAAAAATGTTGAAGTATTAATAAAGTTTTTAAAAGGGCTTAAACAGGCTAAGAAAATATTAGAGCGATACAGACCAGCTGTCGTATTTGTAACAGGTGGTTATGTATCACTTCCTGTTGCGTTTGCTGCAAAAAGTCTTGGGATAAAGATTATCTTGCATGAACAAAATGCTTTTCCGGGTCTTGCTAACAGGATAATTTCAAGATTTTGCGAAAAGGTGCTGATAAGTTTTGAAGAAAGTGAAAAATACTTCAAAAAAGGCAAAGATATCATTTTAACAGGAAACCCTATCAGGCTTGAAATTTTGAATTACAATCAAAGTCAGGCAAAACGTGAGATTGGAGTTGAAGGTAAGATCACTGTTTTGATAGTAGGGGGAAGCAGAGGTGCAGAAAACCTGAACAGGGCAGCGATAAGACTTGCAAAGTCTTTTGAAGGTAACAGGGATGTACATTTTATCCTTTCTACAGGTGAGAAGAAATTTGATGATGCAAAGAGTTATGCTAAGCAGTTGAATGTGCTGGCAAACATAAGTCTGTATCCATATATTATGGAGATGCCAAAATACCTTGCTGCTGCTGACATTGTTGTCTCAAGAGGTGGTGCTATAGCTATTTCAGAGATAACTGCTCTTGGCAAGCCAAGCATTATTGTTCCATCACCATATGTTGTTAACAATCATCAAGAATACAATGCAAGAGCACTTGAAAGGGAAGGGGCGTGTTTTGTTGTACTTGAAAATGAACTTGAGGAAGATAAGCTTAAAATTCTTGTGGAAAGACTTATATATGATAAAGAGTTGTATACTTCAATGCAGAAAAAAAGTAAAAACCTTGGAAGACCTGATGCAACTGAAAATATAGCGAAAATAATAAGAGAATATATCAAATAA
- the ftsW gene encoding putative lipid II flippase FtsW, with the protein MIDYPLLYITLLLSLIGVVMIFSASYYYAYYQFHDSYHFLKKQVIGLVLGLIVMYITSQIDYRVWKKFAIMLYIIAAISLVAVLIPGIGKLVNNARRWIDIGPVQFQPSELAKYALVITLATYFDHVDKPKSKFKVFVISMLLTGLFFALIYKEPNMSTCILILGISMLMLFAWGLNLGYFITLGTLAVPILYYLTTKEQYRMERIQTLFNPWADPTDKGYQIIQSLYAIGSGGLFGMGLGQSRQKLLYIPEPHTDFIFSILCEELGFVGAIFVIVLFVLFVWRGIVIALNSPDRFGTLLAFGVTSIIALQAILNIAVVTASVPATGVPLPFITYGGTSIVFHLFGVGLLLSISRRIKVR; encoded by the coding sequence ATGATTGACTATCCGCTTTTGTATATCACTCTTTTACTTTCGCTCATCGGAGTTGTAATGATATTCAGTGCAAGTTATTACTATGCATATTATCAGTTCCACGACAGTTATCATTTTTTAAAAAAACAAGTAATAGGTCTTGTGCTGGGTTTAATAGTTATGTATATAACAAGTCAAATTGATTACAGAGTGTGGAAAAAGTTTGCTATTATGCTTTATATAATAGCTGCAATATCGCTTGTAGCAGTTTTAATTCCAGGTATAGGCAAGCTTGTGAACAACGCACGCAGATGGATTGACATTGGTCCTGTTCAGTTCCAGCCATCAGAGCTTGCAAAGTATGCGCTTGTGATAACTCTTGCTACGTACTTTGACCATGTTGACAAACCAAAATCGAAATTTAAAGTTTTTGTTATCTCAATGCTTTTAACAGGGCTTTTTTTTGCACTGATATATAAGGAGCCAAATATGAGTACTTGCATATTGATACTTGGGATTTCGATGCTCATGCTTTTTGCATGGGGGCTTAATCTTGGCTATTTTATAACACTGGGTACTTTGGCTGTGCCCATTTTGTACTACCTGACAACCAAAGAACAGTACAGAATGGAAAGAATACAGACTCTTTTTAATCCATGGGCAGATCCAACAGACAAAGGGTACCAGATAATTCAATCGTTGTACGCTATTGGTTCTGGTGGACTTTTTGGTATGGGACTTGGTCAGAGCAGGCAAAAACTATTATACATTCCTGAGCCCCACACAGATTTTATATTTTCAATCTTGTGTGAAGAACTCGGGTTTGTTGGGGCTATATTTGTGATAGTTCTGTTTGTCCTGTTTGTATGGAGAGGAATTGTTATTGCGCTAAATAGCCCTGACAGGTTTGGTACACTTTTGGCGTTTGGTGTCACGAGTATAATAGCGTTGCAGGCAATTCTGAACATTGCTGTTGTAACAGCATCAGTGCCGGCAACAGGTGTGCCATTACCCTTTATAACATACGGGGGAACTTCAATAGTGTTTCATCTTTTTGGTGTAGGGCTTTTGCTGAGCATTTCAAGAAGGATCAAGGTGAGATAG